The proteins below are encoded in one region of Tachypleus tridentatus isolate NWPU-2018 chromosome 4, ASM421037v1, whole genome shotgun sequence:
- the LOC143249962 gene encoding uncharacterized protein LOC143249962 isoform X2 translates to MLKHVHFSSSSLVPYRCKTPTRDNVSLSSVLRFGSSLGPELTSSWSSSTSSLQEMSFPPEPPKGYKDCPVESSLVLLSDTYLHPLSS, encoded by the exons ATGCTAAAGCACGTGCATTTCTCCAGTTCAAGTTTGGTGCCTTATCGTTGTAAGACGCCAACAAGGGACAATGTTAGCCTTAGTTCAGTATTGCGTTTTGGCAGCAGCTTGGGTCCTGAGCTGACGTCGTCTTGGTCTTCAAGCACCTCAAGCCTCCAGGAAATGAGTTTTCCACCAGAACCACCCAAG GGGTACAAGGATTGCCCAGTGGAATCTTCTTTGGTTCTTCTATCAGATACCTACCTTCACCCTTTATCGTCATGA